From the genome of Trypanosoma brucei brucei TREU927 chromosome 11 chr11_scaffold01 genomic scaffold, whole genome shotgun sequence:
TCCTCCAGCAAATCAAGCGGCACTGGATAGACCGCGAGCAAGGCGACACGTCAGCGCGTCTATCGTTTGGTGATGACTCTTTGCTTTTACTGCTCTGCGTATATACCATAGGTACATTGACAGGTGCCGTTCTCAATGGCAGTGGAACTCATCCACCGGACCTTGACAACGCGCTACGTCGAATATTGTTGGATCGTCGGGGCTTCGACCCCGTTCAGCAGCTTCTGTTGTATTTGACCACATGTGCTGACTGCAGTGGTCTCACTGATATATTAGCCCATAGATTCGATGCGGTGAGCGAACCCCTTTGGCGAGTGGAGGAATACCGCAACGCCAAGCCAACAGTTAGTTGTTCACCACTTCCCGTGGGACAAAAAGAGTTGCACCTCTTCAAAAAACATGTTGGAGAGTCATTAGACCAAAGCTACTGTGCCTCTGATGGGTATTACTCATCGGGGATGGAACAGGTTTTGATGTTAATCCTTCAGCTGCATGAGGGAAATATAGCTTCAGCAGCAGCCTCTTTGGGATCGTTTCCCCTATCAACGTGGGAAGCATACGGAGGTGTTAAGGAACTTTCAGCTAGAATTGTCGAATCCATACGTGAAACTCACCCACACATGGAGGGCCTCCTCCGTCTTCATGGTGTCGATTTGTACTACCTTTCGCTTCTCTGTACCAGTCGCTGGCTTCGGGATCCGTGGAGGGCGGCAGATGTTGCTAGGACCTCTGTTGATATTTTTGTACGCCGAGGTTGGAAGGCGTGGGAAAATACCGTGGCGGAATCTCTTTGTGCATATATAACAATGATACATGAGCAGTTTCAGCGGCACCAAAGCCTTTTGTTGTGCCCATGGGAGGAAACAGCTGTCTTTCCAGTAAGTTATTTCTGGGCTTCGTGTATTACTAATAAATTTACATTGGTAAGGTCTAGCTAGGAAGTCCCTGGTGGAAATATCTCTTCGTTGAATATTGTCCGAACATGGTTTCGATGCGCACCAACGTGTTTGTTCAGTCAGCTTCTATTGTTCTCACCCACTGCATTGGTCgccgttttttcccccatcatatgtttatttcctttctttatgtGAACGATCCGTGTTTTTCCCGAcacttcttttgttgctaCTGCTGTTGTGGTAGTAGTAGTAAACGCGCCTGTCATGTGCTGCAATGAGGTTAAGGAAAGCAAGTGTTCGCACGGCGGTGACGTGAGGAGGGCCTTTGCTCGTGGGCTGTATTAACTCAGGTTGGTGGTGACACTTTCTGAATAGCTCGggttaaatattttttgtccttCCTACAAGGTGTCTGGGTGACgagcgtttttgttttttttttcatcggCCGTATCGCCCTTAACTGCGCTGTAGATGGTTGCACCGTTACAAGTAACTCTCCTTCAACTATTTTGCTTTGCCGAGGAGGGCCAGGATGTTATTGcaacttgtttttgttttttacccCGTTACGTCGCATTCACTCAACACTACCGTGTCACGGTTGAGAAACTCAGAGCGCGGGAGCCGACTTGTCGTGTATGCGTGTAGAGGGGAGCTGttccttctattttttattaCTCGTCTCTCgaataatagtaacaataacataaGAAGTGGTAAAGGCGACTAACTTTTGCACTGAGTCGTTTCTAGAGGGAGTTACAGTTGTAGAGGAAAGGGACTAGGGGGTATCAGTGGTAAGTGGGGCAAAGTACAGCGgtttcttcttatttttcctttacgaaaaaaaaaagggaggagggggtgCACAAGTAAAACAGCGTTAGCAAGGATGTAGGtggagggagagaagaaatTGTTTTGAACAGGAACGTTGTCATGATATCGGTGCTGTGGGACATGATCGTTAAACTGAGGGTTAGTGTTTCTGATGGTAATAAATGGAGCCTTACGTCGATGCAAAGAAAACACGTTCTTGTGTTGGTTTCACCAACGACcttttcgttgctttttttttttgctttttacaCAAGGATACAGACCCACCGCATATTTTAGCATATGCTTCACCATAAATTAGATACAGTGAGCGTCATCGCACTCTTGTTGACACTCCGTGGTACCGTCGCTGACGACAACATCACtggggaggaagaggggacAGGGCACCGATGCATGCACAATGATGTTGCCGTTCCATACGATGAGCTTCCCTCCATGGACGCCGTTCATGATTTGCAAACGGCACACGTGGCGGAGGTTTCCAACAATACTGAAGGTGAGGGAAACAAGAGCAAAAGTGTTGAACGGAAAAATGTGCGGTTTCACATAAAATACGCGTTAGGCGAGACCTGCAAAGGAATCGGAATGACTGTTCCCACCTACATCAAGGGAACTACCAAGGAATGCACCGAGGATGATGTGCTGACGAAATGGAAACTTCGCTCTGTCAAGGTCATGATGGAGGCTGCTACAAAATTTCTTAGTTCTGCGCTTCTTGTAGATCCCCTGGAAGCGGTGAACGTTCCAGGGGGTAAGTGCTCAGGGGTTCAGGTCCCCAAAATGACCGTACCGAATGCGGATTACGTTGTGTTTGTGACGATCAACCCACGAccagaagaggaaaccacGACAGTCGCGTGGGCCGCTGCGTGTCTGAAAGATACTCGGTCAGGTAGACCTGTCGTGGGCCACATCAATTTCATCCCCGCTGCCATCCAACGGAACCCATCAAGTCTTGCTGAACATGTGGCTATGCACGAGCTCGCGCATGCCATCGGCTTTAGTGATATTGCTGAAACGATGTTAAGAGCACCTAATGGATTGGGTGCGAAAGGCTCGCAAAGAGTGTATCGTAAAGGACTGGGGAAAGCGGTCACACTTATTACCTCGCCCAAGGTTCTGAAGGTCGCCCGGGAGTACTATGGTTGCCCCGGCCTTGATGGTGTTGAGGTTGAGGATGCTGGAAGTGAGGGCACGCGGGGCTCGCACTGGAAGAAACGAATTTTGTTTAACGAGGCCCTCGTTGGTAGTGTAACGTCCGGGcagctgtttttttctcctctaaCTCTCGCTTACTTTGAGGACCTTGGATTTTACACGGCCAACTACTCTACCGCAGAGACGGGCATGACCTGGGGGAAGGGCAGAGGGTGCGACTTTTTGTATCAGAAGTGCGATAATCATCCCCGGGAGTGGGGAGAGTTCTGTTTTCGTAAAGAAATGTTCGTGTCCACCTGTACATTGGACCGAAGCAGCTTAGGGGCGTGCGATATTACAACTCACCCCGAGGATCTCCCTCAGCTTTATCGGTACTTTGATGATCCTCGAGTTGGCGGCTCCTCCGCGGAGATGGATTATTGTCCCACCGTAATGGGGTTTGTTAATGCGTACTGTACTGCGGAGCTAGGTTTTGCTTTTATGAACGTCTTCGGTAATGAAATGGGTGTGCACAGTCTGTGTTATGACTCCGACGTCATCACAAGTGTGTTTCCCAACTTCCCCTTCGCGGCACGATGCTTTCCAACAACGTGTACACCCTCTGGACAGCTTCTGCTGCGTGTGCAGGGGCGTACGGTTGCGTGCCCACGTGACGGTAAAGCGGGATTGGGTGACACCTCGAAGTTGAAGGGTGTTCACGGTAAGGTCCAATGCCCCCCTAGTGAGAACTTTTGCAAAAATTCTGGTAATGGTATTTCTAAGCTGCAGCTTGCGTCGGTTGCGGACGAGGTGGATGGTAGTTCAAACACGGAAAGAATCGGACACTCACTTATATCTCCTACACCGCATACATGGAACAGTGAAGACATGGGGAGCTGCAGCAGTCGCCTCGCTTGTCTGAAAGATATTCCGCCCCCCTTTCCGGCGTGCAGCCTGGCTGCaaggaaggtgaaggagTGTCTCGGGAATGATTGCCCAGGGAGTGCGCAGCAATGGCGATATGCAAATGAAGTAGGTAATAGTTGCTTGAACCCAGAGGGTATGGTGGCCATGTGTATGGATGGCTGGAGAGGTGTAAATGAATTGTGTGGGGCAGTAGATCCTGAATCCAAGTTGGGACGAAGCTACCGATCGATGCTTCCCTTCTAATGTTCGCCCCTccgaaaggggggggggcgaaaGCATGTTCGTTGGGCCTATGATAGCCGTCGGTATTGTAGTCGGAGATGGGGAAACATAAGGAACGTAAATACTTTTTTAGGAAAGGTTGTTCCATAATTGCCCTTCGAGTATGTTCCATATGCTTATGTACTCTCCGTTCCCTTCCCACAGTTTGTAAGCAGGCACATGCTTGTACGATTGGAGGTGATTATATGATAAATCATGTGCCCCACGAAGTAATGCCCATTCTCTTATCTGCCCCGATAAAGTTCACAATTGAAAACGCATGATGGTTCGGGTGGTGAGACGATGCCACAACATATCGGTAGCACATCACATTTGCTGAACCGTTAAGGATGCTTGAGGAACG
Proteins encoded in this window:
- a CDS encoding major surface protease A, putative (similar to Leishmanolysin homolog precursor (EC 3.4.24.36) (Cell surface protease) (Major surface glycoprotein) (GP63 protein) (Swiss-Prot:Q06031) (Crithidia fasciculata)) — translated: MLHHKLDTVSVIALLLTLRGTVADDNITGEEEGTGHRCMHNDVAVPYDELPSMDAVHDLQTAHVAEVSNNTEGEGNKSKSVERKNVRFHIKYALGETCKGIGMTVPTYIKGTTKECTEDDVLTKWKLRSVKVMMEAATKFLSSALLVDPLEAVNVPGGKCSGVQVPKMTVPNADYVVFVTINPRPEEETTTVAWAAACLKDTRSGRPVVGHINFIPAAIQRNPSSLAEHVAMHELAHAIGFSDIAETMLRAPNGLGAKGSQRVYRKGLGKAVTLITSPKVLKVAREYYGCPGLDGVEVEDAGSEGTRGSHWKKRILFNEALVGSVTSGQLFFSPLTLAYFEDLGFYTANYSTAETGMTWGKGRGCDFLYQKCDNHPREWGEFCFRKEMFVSTCTLDRSSLGACDITTHPEDLPQLYRYFDDPRVGGSSAEMDYCPTVMGFVNAYCTAELGFAFMNVFGNEMGVHSLCYDSDVITSVFPNFPFAARCFPTTCTPSGQLLLRVQGRTVACPRDGKAGLGDTSKLKGVHGKVQCPPSENFCKNSGNGISKLQLASVADEVDGSSNTERIGHSLISPTPHTWNSEDMGSCSSRLACLKDIPPPFPACSLAARKVKECLGNDCPGSAQQWRYANEVGNSCLNPEGMVAMCMDGWRGVNELCGAVDPESKLGRSYRSMLPF